From a region of the Triticum aestivum cultivar Chinese Spring chromosome 7D, IWGSC CS RefSeq v2.1, whole genome shotgun sequence genome:
- the LOC123169102 gene encoding putative disease resistance protein RGA4, giving the protein MAATVVVNIVVGPLVKIVLEKASNYLLDKYKVMKGMEEQHEILKRRLPAILDVIADAEQAAAHREGAAAWLQAIKKVTYQANEVFDEFKYEALRRKAKKEGHYKELGFSVVKLFPTHNRFIFRNRMGRKLRKIVRAIEVLVAEMKDFDFKHQQPLRAYNQWRQKDHDIFDPEKITSRSRAKDKKKLVDILVGQANNADLTVVPIVGMGGLGKTTLAQLVYNDTEIQKHFNLLLWVCVSDNFDVDSLAKSIVEAALEKNGAEAATSMRTKTPLDGLQNVVSGQRYLLVLDDVWTREVHKWEQLKACLERGGMGSVVLTTTRDKGVAEIVGTVEAYNLGALDGQYIKEIIETMSFSCLKKGEERPAVLMNMVDEIVERCSGSPLAAMALGSVLRNKTSEEEWKDVSSRSNICTVESGILPILKLSYNDLPPQMKQCFAFCAIFPKDYEINVDKLIQLWIAHGFIIQEKQVRLENIGKQIFNELVSRSFFQDVKQVQTTIGEIEQDGACYVRSTCKIHDLMHDVALSVMENECALATEDPGKIGYVFSTEEPSQSEWLPDTARHLFLSCKEPARKLNSSLKNSSSAIQTLLCDSFMSRSLHHLAKYSSLQALQLRLLGSFPLKPKHLHHLRYLDLSRSLIKALPEDMSILYNLQTLNLSGCVSLRELPRQMKYMAALRHLYTHGCPELKGMPRDLRKLTSLQTLTCFVAGSGSNCSNVGELGNLNLGGQLELHHLENVTEEAAKAANLVMKKEVTELTLKWTVGSDNVVDEPSSRDDAKVLEELKPHDGLHAIRIHTYGGTTFPTWTAMLQNIVVIHISHCKKLQWFFSGDINTSFAFPNLKELTLQELVCFERWWEIDNVTQGEVVMFPRLEKLRISQCEKLTALPGQPTFPNLQITRIERCPELTTRVESPKLSVLKMEGHDVQLFQWVARHMTSLTNVELHSLVDSTETTSAVAEDGLREVLDCKEKWNDHDFPLTVLVLQNFKSGITELCSCFVHLQDLSVWRCHALLHWPEKEFEGLVSLRKLVIHQCENLTGYAQASTEPSTSSEKSQLLPRLELLVIRKCESLVEVFNVPASLRVMEILYCKKLESISGRRLLQGQSASSIHQGPSSIAEVSSSPSSGVGVENLETLKLVECHSLTGVLRLPSSLKVLDIDSCSGLTSLESHSGELPSLEYLYLWSCNKLSSLLDGPRAYSYLQSLYIKNCPGIKAFPTSLQQRLGSIQEEYTDAHYYGNKPRPIPILLKPKTWKCAIRRD; this is encoded by the exons atggcggcgacggtggtggtCAACATCGTGGTCGGGCCGCTGGTCAAGATCGTGCTGGAGAAGGCGTCCAACTACCTCCTCGACAAGTACAAGGTGATGAAGGGCATGGAGGAGCAGCATGAGATCCTCAAGCGCAGGCTGCCCGCCATCCTCGACGTCATCGCCGACGCCGAGCAGGCGGCAGCCCACAGGGAAGGGGCGGCGGCCTGGCTCCAGGCCATCAAGAAGGTGACCTACCAGGCGAATGAAGTGTTCGACGAGTTCAAGTACGAGGCGCTTCGTCGCAAGGCCAAGAAGGAGGGGCACTACAAGGAGCTTGGCTTCAGTGTGGTAAAGCTCTTTCCCACCCACAACCGCTTCATATTCCGTAACAGGATGGGAAGAAAGCTCCGCAAGATAGTGCGAGCCATTGAGGTTCTTGTGGCTGAAATGAAGGACTTTGACTTCAAGCATCAGCAACCACTGCGGGCATACAACCAGTGGCGACAGAAGGATCATGATATCTTTGATCCGGAGAAAATCACCAGTAGATCGAGAGCCAAAGATAAGAAGAAGCTTGTTGATATACTGGTTGGTCAAGCTAACAATGCAGATCTCACAGTTGTTCCCATCGTTGGAATGGGTGGTCTGGGAAAGACCACGTTAGCTCAACTTGTCTACAATGACACTGAAATTCAGAAGCATTTCAATTTGCTGCTATGGGTGTGTGTCTCTGACAACTTTGATGTGGATTCTCTGGCTAAAAGTATAGTTGAAGCAGCTCTCGAGAAAAATGGTGCAGAAGCAGCTACTTCCATGAGGACGAAGACACCGCTGGATGGCCTTCAGAATGTAGTGAGTGGGCAAAGGTACCTCCTTGTATTGGATGATGTCTGGACACGAGAGGTTCATAAATGGGAGCAGCTCAAGGCCTGCCTTGAACGTGGTGGCATGGGGAGTGTGGTCTTGACAACAACTCGTGATAAAGGAGTTGCGGAAATAGTGGGTACTGTTGAAGCTTATAATCTCGGAGCTTTGGATGGACAATACATAAAGGAAATTATCGAGACAATGTCGTTCAGTTGTTTGAAGAAGGGAGAGGAAAGGCCAGCCGTGTTGATGAATATGGTTGATGAGATTGTGGAGCGATGTTCTGGCTCTCCTTTAGCTGCAATGGCTCTGGGCTCTGTACTGCGTAACAAGACCAGTGAAGAAGAATGGAAAGATGTATCAAGCAGAAGCAACATTTGCACCGTGGAGTCTGGAATCTTACCGATACTCAAGCTCAGTTACAATGACTTGCCGCCACAAATGAAGCAATGCTTTGCTTTTTGTGCTATATTTCCCAAAGATTACGAGATTAATGTGGACAAGCTGATCCAACTATGGATTGCACATGGCTTTATTATCCAAGAAAAGCAAGTTCGTCTTGAAAACATTGGCAAACAGATTTTCAATGAACTAGTCTCAAGGTCATTCTTTCAGGATGTGAAACAAGTCCAGACCACAATCGGTGAAATTGAACAGGACGGGGCGTGTTATGTCAGAAGTACATGTAAAATCCATGATCTTATGCATGATGTTGCACTGTCTGTAATGGAGAATGAATGTGCCTTGGCAACTGAGGACCCAGGCAAGATTGGATATGTTTTCTCAACTGAGGAACCAAGTCAGAGTGAGTGGCTTCCAGACACGGCTCGGCATTTATTTTTGTCATGCAAGGAACCAGCAAGAAAATTGAATAGTTCTCTCAAGAACAGTTCTTCAGCCATCCAAACACTTCTGTGTGATAGCTTTATGAGCAGATCATTGCATCATTTGGCAAAATACAGCTCCTTGCAAGCATTACAGCTCCGTTTGTTGGGATCATTTCCGCTGAAACCAAAACATCTGCATCACCTGAGGTACCTAGATCTCTCAAGAAGTTTAATAAAAGCACTTCCTGAAGATATGAGCATTCTATACAACCTGCAAACGTTGAACCTCTCTGGCTGCGTATCTCTTCGTGAACTTCCAAGACAAATGAAGTATATGGCTGCGCTCCGCCACCTTTACACTCATGGTTGTCCAGAGCTGAAAGGCATGCCTAGAGACCTAAGAAAACTCACATCCCTACAGACACTTACATGTTTTGTTGCAGGTAGTGGCTCTAATTGCAGCAATGTTGGAGAGCTCGGGAATTTAAACCTCGGTGGTCAACTAGAGTTACATCATCTAGAGAATGTGACAGAAGAAGCTGCAAAAGCTGCAAACCTCGTGATGAAGAAGGAAGTAACAGAACTGACATTAAAATGGACTGTTGGATCGGATAACGTTGTTGATGAACCTAGCAGTCGGGATGATGCGAAAGTGCTCGAGGAACTTAAACCTCATGATGGGCTGCATGCTATAAGGATACACACCTATGGAGGCACCACCTTTCCAACATGGACAGCTATGTTGCAAAACATTGTTGTGATCCATATTTCTCATTGTAAGAAACTGCAATGGTTCTTTAGTGGTGACATTAACACATCCTTTGCATTTCCAAATCTGAAGGAGCTTACGTTGCAAGAGCTTGTCTGCTTTGAGAGATGGTGGGAAATAGATAATGTAACGCAAGGAGAAGTGGTGATGTTTCCTCGGCTTGAGAAGTTGCGCATTAGTCAGTGTGAAAAGTTGACAGCATTGCCAGGGCAACCGACCTTCCCAAACCTCCAGATCACTCGTATTGAGAGATGTCCAGAGTTGACGACTAGAGTTGAATCACCAAAGCTCAGTGTATTAAAGATGGAAGGACATGATGTACAGTTGTTTCAGTGGGTAGCCAGGCATATGACTTCATTGACCAATGTTGAACTGCATAGCCTTGTGGACAGTACAGAAACAACCTCGGCGGTGGCTGAGGATGGTTTGAGGGAAGTTCTGGATTGCAAGGAAAAATGGAATGATCATGATTTTCCTCTGACAGTTTTGGTGCTACAAAACTTCAAGTCAGGTATAACAGAGCTGTGTTCATGTTTTGTACACCTGCAAGATTTGTCAGTTTGGAGGTGCCATGCGCTCCTCCACTGGCCAGAAAAGGAGTTTGAAGGATTGGTATCCTTGAGGAAGCTTGTGATTCACCAATGTGAGAATCTGACTGGATATGCACAAGCTTCTACCGAGCCATCAACATCGTCAGAAAAGAGTCAGCTCCTTCCACGTCTAGAGTTACTAGTGATAAGGAAATGTGAAAGTTTGGTTGAGGTCTTCAATGTCCCTGCATCTCTCAGGGTAATGGAAATTCTTTATTGCAAGAAGCTTGAGTCTATATCTGGCAGGAGGCTGCTGCAGGGACAGTCAGCATCGTCGATTCACCAAGGGCCATCTAGTATAGCAGAGgtgtcatcatcaccatcatctggAGTTGGGGTGGAGAATTTAGAAACGTTAAAATTAGTCGAGTGTCATAGCTTAACAGGGGTCCTGCGTCTCCCTTCGTCCCTCAAGGTTCTAGACATTGATAGCTGCAGTGGGCTGACATCTCTGGAATCTCACTCCGGAGAGCTTCCATCATTGGAGTACCTCTACCTTTGGAGTTGCAATAAACTGTCATCCCTACTGGATGGGCCACGAGCATACTCTTATCTCCAAAGTCTTTACATTAAGAACTGCCCTGGTATAAAGGCGTTCCCTACAAGCCTGCAGCAAAGGCTGGGCAGCATCCAGGAGGAATACACAGATGCTCATTATTATGGAA ATAAGCCAAGGCCTATCCCTATCCTGCTGAAACCAAAGACATGGAAATGTGCCATCCGTAGAGATTAG